A single Triticum dicoccoides isolate Atlit2015 ecotype Zavitan chromosome 2A, WEW_v2.0, whole genome shotgun sequence DNA region contains:
- the LOC119354849 gene encoding beta-glucuronosyltransferase GlcAT14A-like isoform X1, whose product MKLGAMGSCRLPPAIAAAALAAAALLVLFRASPYGLAYPRAGVQPGPPLVARGPGSPPSFAYWISGTGGEGRRVLRLLRAVYHPRNRYLLHLDAGASRDERTELAAAARDEAAWREFSNVDVVGESYAVDRTGSSVLAAALHGAAVLLRIGADWDWFVTLSSWDYPLVTQDDLFYAFSSVPRHLNFIDHTSNLGWKEHERFEKLMVDASLYMDKNTQPFPATETRQMPEAFKIFTGSPWVILSRNFTEHCVHGWDNLPRRLLMYFANAAYSMESYFQTVICSSSDFRNTTVNGDLRFFVWDDPPGLEPRILDETHLDNMVNSSAAFARRFVEEAPVLKKVDDELLNRSSAQLVPGVWCRNLGEKQGGGDVEACSEWGDINVVRPGRAGERLRRFISEIIHIRGCTVAAAS is encoded by the exons ATGAAACTCGGTGCAATGGGGTCGTGCCGCTTGCCCCCGGCCATCGCGGCCGCCGCGCTGGCCGCGGCTGCGCTGCTGGTGCTCTTCCGCGCCTCCCCGTACGGGCTCGCCTACCCCCGCGCGGGCGTCCAGCCAGGGCCGCCGCTCGTGGCGAGGGGTCCCGGGAGCCCGCCCTCCTTCGCGTACTGGATATCCGGCACGGGCGGAGAGGGCCGCAGGGTCCTCAGGCTGCTCAGGGCGGTGTATCACCCGAGGAACCGGTACCTGCTGCACCTGGACGCGGGGGCGTCGCGGGACGAGCGGACGGAGCTGGCCGCCGCTGCGCGGGACGAGGCGGCGTGGAGGGAGTTCTCAAACGTCGACGTGGTAGGGGAGAGCTACGCGGTAGACAGGACGGGCTCCTCGGTGCTCGCCGCGGCGCTGCACGGCGCCGCCGTGCTGCTCAGGATTGGGGCTGACTGGGACTGGTTCGTCACGCTCAGCTCCTGGGACTATCCTCTCGTCACGCAGGACG ATCTCTTTTATGCATTTTCTTCTGTACCAAGGCACCTCAACTTTATTGATCACACAAGTAACCTCGGATGGAAAGA GCATGAAAGGTTTGAAAAACTTATGGTCGACGCAAGTCTATATATGGACAAGAATACCCAGCCCTTTCCTGCGACAGAAACAAGACAAATGCCTGAGGCATTCAAGATATTCACAG GCTCTCCATGGGTAATTCTGAGTAGGAACTTCACTGAACATTGCGTGCATGGCTGGGACAACCTCCCCCGCAGGCTACTGATGTACTTTGCCAACGCTGCTTACTCCATGGAATCATATTTCCAGACTGTCATATGCAGTTCATCTGACTTTAGAAACACCACTGTCAACGGCGATCTACGTTTCTTTGTTTGGGACGATCCTCCTGGGCTGGAGCCGCGTATTCTTGATGAAACGCATCTCGATAACATGGTGAACAGCAGCGCTGCCTTCGCAAGGCGGTTTGTGGAGGAAGCACCAGTGCTGAAGAAGGTTGATGATGAGCTACTGAACCGTTCTTCGGCCCAGTTGGTTCCTGGTGTGTGGTGCCGGAATTTGGGTGAAAAGCAAGGAGGCGGGGATGTGGAGGCGTGCTCGGAATGGGGCGACATTAACGTTGTCAGGCCTGGGCGTGCTGGAGAGCGGTTGAGGCGCTTCATATCTGAGATCATTCATATAAGAGGATGCACGGTCGCAGCAGCTAGCTGA
- the LOC119354849 gene encoding beta-glucuronosyltransferase GlcAT14A-like isoform X2: MKLGAMGSCRLPPAIAAAALAAAALLVLFRASPYGLAYPRAGVQPGPPLVARGPGSPPSFAYWISGTGGEGRRVLRLLRAVYHPRNRYLLHLDAGASRDERTELAAAARDEAAWREFSNVDVVGESYAVDRTGSSVLAAALHGAAVLLRIGADWDWFVTLSSWDYPLVTQDDLFYAFSSVPRHLNFIDHTSNLGWKEHERFEKLMVDASLYMDKNTQPFPATETRQMPEAFKIFTGRLLVSSKESSSSMALHG, from the exons ATGAAACTCGGTGCAATGGGGTCGTGCCGCTTGCCCCCGGCCATCGCGGCCGCCGCGCTGGCCGCGGCTGCGCTGCTGGTGCTCTTCCGCGCCTCCCCGTACGGGCTCGCCTACCCCCGCGCGGGCGTCCAGCCAGGGCCGCCGCTCGTGGCGAGGGGTCCCGGGAGCCCGCCCTCCTTCGCGTACTGGATATCCGGCACGGGCGGAGAGGGCCGCAGGGTCCTCAGGCTGCTCAGGGCGGTGTATCACCCGAGGAACCGGTACCTGCTGCACCTGGACGCGGGGGCGTCGCGGGACGAGCGGACGGAGCTGGCCGCCGCTGCGCGGGACGAGGCGGCGTGGAGGGAGTTCTCAAACGTCGACGTGGTAGGGGAGAGCTACGCGGTAGACAGGACGGGCTCCTCGGTGCTCGCCGCGGCGCTGCACGGCGCCGCCGTGCTGCTCAGGATTGGGGCTGACTGGGACTGGTTCGTCACGCTCAGCTCCTGGGACTATCCTCTCGTCACGCAGGACG ATCTCTTTTATGCATTTTCTTCTGTACCAAGGCACCTCAACTTTATTGATCACACAAGTAACCTCGGATGGAAAGA GCATGAAAGGTTTGAAAAACTTATGGTCGACGCAAGTCTATATATGGACAAGAATACCCAGCCCTTTCCTGCGACAGAAACAAGACAAATGCCTGAGGCATTCAAGATATTCACAG GACGTCTGCTGGTATCATCAAAGGAGTCATCCAGCTCAATG GCTCTCCATGGGTAA